A single Camelina sativa cultivar DH55 unplaced genomic scaffold, Cs unpScaffold00395, whole genome shotgun sequence DNA region contains:
- the LOC104773018 gene encoding uncharacterized protein LOC104773018, which yields MKAMMAQLDVLTKALVPDPVVPMVRSKIVAGTIGVGPGDSQRKRKDYLDALEHIARLKTKHFPGSTDPIVADEWSSRLESHDWWVSVEKRTGGKVLTYADFEIEFNKKFFPPEAWDRLESEYLNLVQGEMTVRAYDVEFSRLRRFVGKEVEDEKAQVRHFIRGLRVDIRNHCVNGVFNSVMEVVGRAAMIEAGIEEEKQLKREKVSSRSTHPAKTTDRKRKWDKVDNARSEPKYGECKTCGKYHSGSCWKVVGACGRCGSKDHEIRNCPRMDNGNGIPSNSDRAIRHSENGFLDEVRPL from the exons ATGAAGGCCATGATGGCACAGTTGGACGTGCTCACAAAGGCGTTGGTACCGGATCCTGTGGTACCAATGGTACGTAGCAAGATTGTTGCGGGGACCATCGGGGTAGGTCCTGGAGATtctcagagaaagagaaaggactACCTAGATGCACTGGAGCATATCGCGAGGCTAAAGACAAAACATTTTCCGGGTAGTACGGACCCGATCGTGGCTGACGAGTGGAGCAGTCGACTT GAATCCCATGACTGGTGGGTATCAGTGGAGAAACGTACAGGTGGTAAAGTCCTAACCTATGCGGACTTTGAGATAGAATTCAACAAGAAATTCTTTCCCCCGGAGGCTTGGGACCGACTGGAAAGCGAGTACCTGAATCTCGTACAAGGGGAGATGACGGTACGCGCGTATGACGTTGAGTTCAGTCGCCTTAGGCGCTTTGTGGGAAAGGAAGTTGAGGATGAGAAAGCACAAGTACGTCACTTCATCCGCGGACTAAGGGTGGACATCCGCAACCATTGCGTAAACGGTGTCTTTAACTCGGTCATGGAAGTGGTGGGAAGGGCGGCCATGATTGAAGCTGGGATAGAGGAGGAGAAACAGCTCAAACGCGAGAAAGTTTCTTCTCGTTCGACCCACCCAGCCAAAACCACCGACCGAAAGAGGAAGTGGGACAAGGTGGATAACGCAAGGTCTGAACCCAAGTATGGGGAGTGCAAGACTTGCGGAAAGTACCACAGCGGTTCTTGCTGGAAGGTCGTGGGTGCATGCGGACGCTGTGGAAGTAAGGACCATGAGATCCGAAACTGTCCAAGGATGGACAATGGCAATGGGATACCATCAAATTCCGATAGAGCCATCAGACATTCAGAAAACGGCTTTTTGGACGAGGTACGACCACTTTGA